The Aneurinibacillus sp. REN35 genomic interval AAACAAGTCAATCGAAATCAAGTACGCGACCTGCTCCGGCGTCATTCCGATGGCCGGACCGACGATTAAAGGAACGACGACAGCCCCTGCATACATAGCAAGCACATGCTGCATACCCAGCGTTCCTGTTTTCCATAACCCTACTTTTTTCTGCACCGGAATTTCCTCCTAATTATCATCCTGTTTTTATTCGCTATGCTTGTACATACTCTTCAACAAACTGCACTTGACCATTCGTAAATGCGGCAATACGGGCTAACGATTCTACTCTAAATCCCTTCTCGCGCAGGCGCTTTCCGCCATCCTGAAATGCCTTCTCAATGACGATACCGATGCCCACAACTTCACTTCCGGCCTGCTCTACCAAGTGAGCAAGCCCCATAGCCGCTTCTCCATTTGCGAGAAAGTCATCGATAACCAATACTTTTTCATTTGCACCGAGGAACTTCTTTAAGATGGTCACATCATTCGTTTCATTTTTTGTAAAGGAGTGTACCTTTGTGGCATACACTTCCTCATTCATTAATGCCGATTTTTTCTTCCGGGCAAACACGACTTTAACATCCAGTTTCAACGCAGCCGTTAATGCAGCCGCAATACCTGAAGACTCGATTGTCAATATCTTGGTGACACCTTCGTCTGCAAATCGACGCGCAAATTCCTCACCAATATGCATCATCAGTAGAGGGTCGATTTGATGATTCAAAAATGAATCTACTTTCAATACTTTATCACCCAATACATGGCCTTCCTCTCGAATGCGCTGCTTCAATAATTCCATGTGTACCCTCCTAGCATCGTGTGGTAAAAATAAAAAATCCGGAAGCCGTTCGCTCCTCCGAGCGAAAACGGTCTTCCGGATCACAAAACCCGCCCGATTGTATAATCGGGAGATGGTATATTTTCCGAGAGAATTCTCGTTTTCACCCGTAGTCAGATTGTTTACGGCAATCTGGTAGAGACTTGCGGGCCATATTCCCGCTATTATACGAGTGCTGCGTATTTAATTCTTTGATGGAGTCATTATACCTAATGCCAGCAAAAAAATAAAGCCCGAATTCATAAAGAATCCGAACTTTATTTATCATAAATGGAACATTATTCGTATTTAGATGCGATATTTGTGTTTTTACTTCTGAAAAGACGAACTATTTTGTCTCTTTCACTTCTTCACGACGCAAAGCAAGTGTCGCCAGCGTACGCACCATTGCACCTGTACCACCCGTTGGAGACAGGTCGCTCGCCTTATACGCCCACGATGTACCGGCGATATCAAGATGTACCCATGGCGTCTCTTCTGCGAATTCACCAACGAAAAGACCCGCGGTAATTGTACCAGCATAGCGGCCGCCTGTGTTTTTAAGATCCGCAATTTCACTTTTAATCTGCTCCATATACGGCTTGTAGCCTGGCAGACGCCATACTAATTCTCCCGCCTCGCCGGCCGCTTCCATTACCTCTTCCATCAGCTCTTCATTGTTCGTCAGCGCAGCTGTCGTGCAGGTGCCTAACGCAACAAGTGCCGCACCAGTTAAGGTCGCCAGATCAATAAGGTACTTAGCTCCGATCTTACGTGCATAGCTCATCCCGTCGGCAAGAACGAGACGCCCTTCCGCATCCGTATTTAAGATCTCGACTGTCTTCCCGCTCATCGTCGTAATGACATCCCCCGGCTTTAAGGCAGAGCCGCTCGGCATATTTTCCGTCGTTGGAATGATAGCTGCAATGTTTACAGCAGGCTTAAGTGTGCCGATGGCCTCCATTGCACCCAGCACTGCTGCTGCACCGCCCATATCGCCCTTCATCTCATCCATACCCGCACCCGGCTTAAGCGAGATGCCGCCCGAATCAAAGGTAATCCCTTTACCAACGAATCCGATAACATCTTCCCATTTATCGAGCCCCTGGTATTTAATGGCGATGAGTTTCGGCGGCTCAATGGACCCCTGGCTTACACCCAGCAAACCACCCATCCCATACATTTCCATATCAGCTTTATCCAAAATCTCTACACTCATGCCATAACGCGTTGCCAGATCTTTTGCTTTTTCTGCAAGCACGGTCGGCGTAAGGTAATTACCCGGCATATTGATCAGGTCACGAGCCAGATTTGTGCCGCGGGCCAGCGCTTCAGCTACGTGGATACCTTCCGTTACATCCTCTGCTTCACTCTCT includes:
- a CDS encoding leucyl aminopeptidase produces the protein MKIEVKHDRITDCTAQCLIVGIFEGESTLPAPLKEADEKMNGVLASLFSDGEMSGKKKTTQLIHTFGKIAARRIMIIGLGKKEDFSFEDVREIGARAAKEALKAKLEHIAFILGEEAEMIGAYDTAYALTEGALLADYRFPGYHKDTEEKPQLDSVTMLCAESEAEDVTEGIHVAEALARGTNLARDLINMPGNYLTPTVLAEKAKDLATRYGMSVEILDKADMEMYGMGGLLGVSQGSIEPPKLIAIKYQGLDKWEDVIGFVGKGITFDSGGISLKPGAGMDEMKGDMGGAAAVLGAMEAIGTLKPAVNIAAIIPTTENMPSGSALKPGDVITTMSGKTVEILNTDAEGRLVLADGMSYARKIGAKYLIDLATLTGAALVALGTCTTAALTNNEELMEEVMEAAGEAGELVWRLPGYKPYMEQIKSEIADLKNTGGRYAGTITAGLFVGEFAEETPWVHLDIAGTSWAYKASDLSPTGGTGAMVRTLATLALRREEVKETK
- a CDS encoding xanthine phosphoribosyltransferase: MELLKQRIREEGHVLGDKVLKVDSFLNHQIDPLLMMHIGEEFARRFADEGVTKILTIESSGIAAALTAALKLDVKVVFARKKKSALMNEEVYATKVHSFTKNETNDVTILKKFLGANEKVLVIDDFLANGEAAMGLAHLVEQAGSEVVGIGIVIEKAFQDGGKRLREKGFRVESLARIAAFTNGQVQFVEEYVQA